A window of the Arachis duranensis cultivar V14167 chromosome 5, aradu.V14167.gnm2.J7QH, whole genome shotgun sequence genome harbors these coding sequences:
- the LOC127747720 gene encoding uncharacterized protein LOC127747720 yields the protein MSVDALGRLCELLKVQGGLRDECRVSIPEQVITFLIILAHHKKNRTLQVRFYRSGKTISRYFNKVLSLVIRVQSLLLAKVVPVPDDCIDPRWKWFKGCLGALDGTYIDVTVPEKDKSRYQTRKCKISTNVLGVCNRDMNFV from the exons ATGAGCGTAGATGCATTAGGAAGATTGTGTGAGTTACTAAAAGTTCAAGGTGGATTAAGAGATGAATGTCGTGTAAGTATACCTGAACAAGTAATTACGTTTTTAATAATACTAGCTCATCATAAAAAGAATCGAACGCTTCAAGTTAGATTTTATAGGTCAGGAAAAACAATAAGTAGGTATTTCAACAAGGTGTTATCCTTAGTCATACGTGTCCAAAGTCTATTGCTTGCAAAAGTTGTTCCTGTTCCAGATGACTGCATAGATCCCAGATGGAAATGGTTCAAG GGTTGTCTAGGAGCATTAGATGGAACATATATAGATGTGACTGTCcctgaaaaagataaatcaagATAccaaacaagaaaatgtaagaTATCAACTAATGTCCTAGGCGTATGCAATCGAGATATGAACTTTGTGTAA